Proteins from one Brevibacillus humidisoli genomic window:
- a CDS encoding response regulator transcription factor, producing MSADISYLVYLVDDETTLLELLKSYLENAGYRVKTFQTGEEVLKVLAAEEPHLWILDIMLPDIDGYELLRQIRSKSEVPIIFISARDQDIDKVIGLELGSDDYLAKPFLPRELVIRVQKLLQRTYERSLLTSPVAGGQQFQDWTTIGPYRLSEKGRLVKEGEQAIELTTKEFDLICYLIHNQGQALHREQILSAIWGEDYIGSDRAVDDLVKRIRKKMPKLPLETVYGFGYRLTAP from the coding sequence ATGTCCGCCGACATTTCCTATCTGGTATACCTGGTAGACGATGAGACTACCCTTTTGGAACTGCTCAAGTCCTATCTGGAAAACGCCGGATACCGTGTCAAGACCTTTCAGACAGGCGAAGAAGTGCTCAAGGTTCTTGCCGCAGAGGAACCACATCTCTGGATCCTCGACATTATGCTGCCCGACATTGATGGCTACGAGCTGCTCCGGCAAATCCGCAGCAAGTCGGAAGTGCCGATCATCTTTATCTCGGCTCGTGACCAGGACATAGACAAGGTAATCGGACTGGAGCTTGGCAGTGACGATTACCTGGCCAAACCGTTTTTGCCCCGCGAGTTGGTGATCCGGGTGCAGAAACTGCTGCAGCGTACCTATGAACGAAGCTTGCTCACGTCACCTGTGGCTGGCGGACAGCAATTTCAGGACTGGACGACGATCGGTCCCTACCGCCTATCGGAAAAAGGACGGCTGGTCAAGGAGGGAGAGCAAGCGATTGAGTTGACCACCAAAGAATTTGACTTAATCTGCTACCTGATCCACAACCAGGGGCAGGCTCTGCATCGGGAGCAGATTTTGTCCGCGATCTGGGGTGAGGATTACATCGGATCAGATCGGGCAGTGGACGATCTGGTCAAGCGAATCCGCAAGAAGATGCCGAAGCTGCCGCTTGAGACAGTCTATGGCTTTGGCTACCGGCTCACCGCACCATGA
- a CDS encoding DUF3048 domain-containing protein, whose translation MKRLKQIVPTLFLTLILAACAQEVTTDPQPTKTPPTPPVQTDVQKEPPLPYTAPFTGLGAEEKIERRPVMVMINNHPKARPQSGLEQADIVYEILAEGEVTRFVAIYQSHKPPVIGPVRSIRPYYIEIGAGFDAVMVHAGGSPEALQTLGRSDYAYINEINNSAYFWREKFRQAPHNLYTSAELIEKAMNDKGMRMTTELPDFPFLPAEAKVIGGEKANQIDVTFHSLYSASYTYDERKEKYLRFTEGEPHIELSTEQQLEVTNLLVLAARHRVLDSEGRRQIDVVGPGDGYLFQQGTARKIKWKRSGGVIRAYQDEGLTQEVPLLPGNTWINIVPDSPGLSAGVSFQ comes from the coding sequence TTGAAACGGCTAAAGCAAATCGTGCCTACCTTGTTCCTCACGTTGATTCTTGCCGCTTGCGCCCAAGAGGTGACGACCGATCCACAACCGACGAAGACACCTCCGACTCCCCCTGTGCAGACGGACGTACAAAAAGAGCCGCCCCTTCCCTATACGGCTCCGTTCACCGGGCTTGGTGCGGAGGAGAAGATAGAGAGACGGCCGGTGATGGTCATGATCAACAACCATCCCAAAGCACGACCCCAGTCAGGACTTGAACAGGCGGACATCGTCTATGAGATCCTCGCTGAAGGGGAAGTGACCCGCTTTGTCGCCATCTATCAAAGCCATAAGCCTCCGGTGATCGGGCCGGTGCGCAGCATCCGCCCTTACTACATCGAGATCGGGGCAGGTTTTGACGCGGTGATGGTGCATGCCGGGGGCAGTCCGGAGGCGCTGCAAACACTGGGTCGCTCCGATTACGCCTACATAAATGAGATTAACAACAGTGCTTACTTTTGGCGGGAGAAGTTTCGCCAAGCACCGCACAATCTCTATACCAGTGCCGAGCTGATTGAGAAGGCGATGAATGACAAAGGGATGAGAATGACTACGGAACTGCCGGACTTTCCCTTTTTGCCTGCCGAGGCGAAAGTGATCGGCGGTGAGAAGGCCAATCAGATTGATGTAACTTTCCACTCTTTGTACAGTGCCAGCTATACGTATGACGAACGGAAAGAAAAGTATCTTCGCTTTACCGAGGGCGAACCGCACATCGAACTGTCGACGGAGCAGCAGTTGGAAGTGACGAACCTGCTGGTGCTGGCTGCCAGACATCGCGTGTTGGATAGTGAAGGGCGCCGGCAAATCGATGTGGTGGGACCAGGCGATGGCTATCTGTTCCAGCAAGGAACTGCGCGCAAGATCAAGTGGAAACGGAGCGGGGGTGTGATCCGGGCTTATCAGGATGAGGGGTTGACGCAAGAAGTGCCGCTTCTCCCGGGAAATACCTGGATCAATATTGTGCCTGATTCGCCCGGACTGTCCGCTGGTGTCTCGTTTCAGTGA
- a CDS encoding YerC/YecD family TrpR-related protein, whose protein sequence is MQLEKLKGKGIEQLFEAILTLETIEECYAFFDDLCTINEMQSLAQRLEVARMLRKGYTYNQIEAETGASTATISRVKRCLNYGNEGYQLALERLGK, encoded by the coding sequence ATGCAGTTGGAGAAACTGAAGGGCAAGGGCATTGAGCAGTTGTTTGAGGCAATTCTCACGCTGGAAACGATAGAAGAATGTTATGCATTTTTTGACGATCTCTGCACAATCAACGAAATGCAGTCGCTTGCGCAGCGATTGGAGGTAGCCCGAATGCTTCGCAAGGGGTACACATACAATCAGATCGAAGCGGAGACAGGCGCCAGTACGGCGACCATCTCCCGCGTCAAACGCTGTCTGAATTACGGCAATGAAGGCTACCAATTGGCGTTGGAGCGGCTCGGCAAATAG
- a CDS encoding heptaprenylglyceryl phosphate synthase, with protein MIDYSGWRHAFKLDPDKWIDDEWLERICESGTDAIIVGGTLGVTYDNTLALMSRIRRYAVPAVLEVSSLQAVVPGFDAYFIPLVLNAGDPDWILQPHVTGLREYGAYIHWEEIFTEGYLILNPESAAAKRTAARPVADTEEAKAYARVASKLCRLPIFYVEYSGRYGDPRWVAACRSGFEEGHLFYGGGISTPEQAREMASVADTIVVGNIIYDDPKAALATVEAVKDL; from the coding sequence TTGATCGATTACAGCGGCTGGCGGCACGCTTTTAAACTGGATCCAGACAAATGGATTGACGATGAGTGGCTGGAGCGGATCTGTGAATCAGGGACGGATGCGATTATTGTAGGGGGGACGTTGGGCGTCACCTATGACAACACACTCGCGTTAATGTCCAGGATTCGCCGGTACGCCGTTCCCGCCGTTCTGGAGGTATCCAGTCTGCAGGCAGTGGTTCCGGGATTTGATGCCTATTTTATTCCGCTGGTGCTCAATGCAGGCGATCCCGATTGGATTCTCCAACCCCACGTCACCGGACTGCGGGAGTATGGCGCATACATCCACTGGGAGGAGATATTTACCGAAGGCTACCTAATTCTCAACCCGGAATCGGCTGCAGCCAAACGTACGGCGGCTCGCCCGGTGGCAGATACGGAGGAGGCAAAGGCATACGCCCGTGTTGCCTCTAAACTGTGCCGCTTGCCAATCTTTTACGTGGAGTACAGCGGAAGATACGGCGATCCGCGATGGGTAGCGGCCTGCCGCTCTGGTTTTGAAGAGGGGCACCTATTTTATGGCGGCGGGATCTCCACCCCTGAACAAGCTCGTGAGATGGCGTCGGTAGCAGACACCATCGTCGTCGGCAATATCATCTATGACGATCCAAAGGCCGCGCTGGCAACGGTAGAGGCGGTTAAAGACTTATGA
- the pcrA gene encoding DNA helicase PcrA has translation MSTQEKILAGLNPQQQEAVRTTEGPVLILAGAGSGKTRVLTQRVAYLVGEKNVAPWSILAITFTNKAAREMKERVARLVGLGADDIWISTFHSLCVRILRRDIDRIGYNRNFTILDAGDQLTVIKQCLKELNLDPKKFEPRAILATISAAKNELTSQGQFAEQAGDPFRRAAAEVYERYQKKLKQNQSLDFDDLIMKTVQLFREVPEVLDFYQKKFRYIHVDEYQDTNRAQYTLISLLAAKYRNICCVGDADQSIYKWRGADISIILNFERDYPEAKLIKLEQNYRSTKTILQAANGVIAHNTMRKEKKLWTENPTGENIHLYRGSTEHDEAYYIVETIRQLLATYKTYDKFAILYRTNAQSRVVEDVLVKSNIPYTIVGGTKFYDRKEIKDVLAYLRLIANPDDDISLTRIINVPKRSIGDTTVEKIEAYANQHGLSMFRALQEVEAIGLAARTTNAIRAFTEVIEQLMQMVDYLSVTELVEETLKRTGYEQALKEENTLEAAARLENIGEFLSVTQEFERKSEDRSLVAFLTDLALIADIDALGEEPAEQGPAEGQVTLMTLHSAKGLEFPVVFLIGLEEGIFPHSRALFDDTEMEEERRLAYVGITRAEEKLYLTNAYTRTLYGRTNSNPPSRFLTEIPEELLDGQESAESGGSWGSFSASARSGGYGSNASYGRQAGGTGSFRAATQSKGTLPQHGSAAGVDWRAGDKVKHGKWGIGTVVKTKGSGDDLELDIAFPSPIGVKKLLARFAPIERA, from the coding sequence ATGTCTACTCAGGAAAAGATCCTGGCAGGATTAAATCCACAGCAGCAAGAAGCCGTACGGACGACGGAAGGGCCTGTGCTGATTCTGGCAGGAGCAGGAAGCGGCAAGACACGGGTGCTGACCCAGCGCGTAGCGTATTTGGTCGGGGAAAAAAACGTGGCCCCGTGGAGCATTCTGGCGATTACCTTTACCAACAAAGCGGCACGGGAGATGAAGGAGCGGGTGGCTCGCCTGGTCGGGCTCGGAGCAGACGATATCTGGATCTCTACCTTCCACTCTCTCTGTGTACGGATTCTCCGCCGCGACATTGACCGGATTGGATACAATCGCAACTTTACCATATTGGACGCAGGCGATCAGCTAACCGTGATCAAGCAGTGTCTGAAAGAACTCAACCTGGATCCGAAAAAGTTTGAACCCAGGGCGATCTTGGCTACGATCAGTGCGGCCAAAAATGAGTTAACCTCACAGGGGCAGTTTGCCGAACAGGCGGGAGATCCGTTTCGCCGGGCAGCGGCTGAGGTGTACGAACGTTATCAAAAGAAACTGAAGCAGAACCAATCGCTCGATTTTGACGACCTGATTATGAAGACCGTGCAGTTGTTCCGCGAAGTTCCGGAAGTGCTCGATTTCTACCAAAAGAAGTTCCGTTACATTCACGTCGATGAGTATCAGGATACCAACCGGGCTCAGTACACCCTGATCTCGCTGCTGGCTGCCAAGTACCGCAACATCTGTTGTGTCGGTGACGCCGATCAGAGTATCTACAAATGGCGGGGAGCGGACATTTCAATCATCTTGAACTTCGAACGGGATTATCCGGAGGCCAAGCTGATTAAGCTGGAACAGAACTACCGCTCCACCAAAACGATCCTGCAAGCGGCCAACGGAGTGATTGCCCACAACACCATGCGGAAAGAGAAAAAGCTGTGGACGGAGAATCCGACGGGCGAAAACATTCACTTATATCGGGGGAGCACGGAACACGATGAGGCTTATTACATCGTGGAGACGATCCGCCAACTCCTCGCCACCTACAAGACGTACGACAAGTTTGCTATCCTCTACCGCACTAATGCTCAATCACGTGTAGTCGAGGACGTACTGGTGAAGTCAAACATTCCTTATACGATCGTCGGCGGCACCAAGTTCTACGATCGCAAAGAGATTAAAGACGTTCTCGCTTACCTGCGGTTGATCGCCAATCCTGATGATGATATTAGCCTCACCCGGATCATCAACGTGCCCAAGCGAAGCATCGGTGATACGACCGTAGAGAAAATCGAAGCGTACGCCAACCAGCACGGACTCAGCATGTTTCGTGCGCTGCAGGAAGTGGAGGCTATCGGTCTGGCTGCCCGTACCACCAATGCGATCCGCGCCTTTACAGAGGTGATCGAGCAGTTGATGCAGATGGTCGACTACCTTAGCGTGACCGAACTGGTTGAAGAAACGCTAAAGCGGACAGGATACGAGCAAGCACTAAAAGAGGAGAATACGCTGGAAGCGGCGGCACGGCTGGAGAACATCGGTGAGTTCTTGTCCGTAACCCAGGAATTCGAGCGGAAAAGCGAAGACCGCAGCCTGGTTGCGTTCCTCACCGACCTGGCACTGATTGCCGATATTGATGCGCTGGGAGAAGAGCCTGCCGAGCAGGGGCCGGCAGAGGGACAGGTTACCCTGATGACCCTGCACAGCGCCAAGGGGCTGGAGTTCCCTGTCGTCTTTCTGATCGGCCTGGAAGAGGGCATCTTTCCACACAGCCGCGCGTTGTTTGACGATACGGAGATGGAGGAGGAACGACGTCTCGCCTATGTAGGGATTACCCGGGCGGAGGAAAAGCTGTATCTGACCAACGCGTACACACGAACATTGTACGGTCGGACAAACAGCAACCCGCCCTCCCGCTTTCTCACTGAGATACCGGAGGAACTGCTGGATGGACAGGAATCGGCCGAATCGGGAGGAAGCTGGGGGAGCTTCTCTGCGTCCGCCCGCTCCGGCGGCTATGGCAGCAATGCTTCCTACGGGAGGCAGGCGGGCGGCACGGGCTCGTTCCGCGCAGCTACCCAGTCGAAAGGCACCCTGCCGCAGCATGGTTCGGCAGCAGGTGTAGATTGGAGGGCTGGTGACAAAGTGAAGCACGGCAAGTGGGGAATCGGTACGGTTGTCAAGACAAAGGGCAGCGGGGATGATCTGGAGTTGGACATCGCCTTCCCCAGCCCGATTGGCGTCAAAAAACTGTTGGCACGCTTTGCCCCGATTGAACGGGCGTAA